In Prunus dulcis chromosome 2, ALMONDv2, whole genome shotgun sequence, a single genomic region encodes these proteins:
- the LOC117617669 gene encoding protein transport protein SEC16B homolog, giving the protein MATTSFELEDQTDEDFFDRLVNDDIDFTGNVPSSVQNSEPDEVKAFSKLSISEAGSLGVDISGNGGFGVNGELGHEDRVVLESLDPLQDPVEVVKESKSPTPDSKNEFIALNDIADNGNEARALEDKADDRNEASALDDKAGDGNEAKALEHKGEEGAVDGAGSTSIVSAETGVKVVQWSSFNSDLKPSAGNSDFFSEFGDYSEDPFANLGNTEKSWAESMVTNGVLENSVADLGASSYGQNQGGQPCGATEEQDLDGEDLNGSQNWENLYPGWRFDPNTGQWYQLEGYDVSANTNTDVNINANTQESFNVNSQSVDNVVFSDQKEDAYYFQQPAQSVSQSVAQGSETSTGSNWNEHSCGNTDYPAHMVFDPQYPGWYYDTIAQEWKQLESSAPASDQSTSVEHNQQYHNTNVENHGSQSLLNEQNVANWGGSVSTYDQQSASMWHTQNVAKSDTVSFPEKQQYATQYFSAEHVANSVNQQTGFNPSGSIALNEEVSHGYGISGGVGGFESFHPAGNFSQHHNQAKEPNQVMSFSPANFDCQKPVHFSQQPVQSGSQFSHEARMGRSSAGRPPHALVTFGFGGKLIVMKDNSYSPANMTYQSQDSVGGVINVLNLMEVVVDKTDAASFGTGCHDYFHALCQQSFPGPLVGGNAGSRELNKWIDDKIANCETPCMDFRKGDHLRLLFSLLKIACQYYGKLRSPFGTDLALKETDSPESAVAKLFYSAKRSNEYGALMCCLHNLPSEAQSQATALEVQKLLVSGRKKEALQCAQEGQLWGPALVIASQLGDQFYGDAVKHMALNQLVAGSPLRTLCLLIARQPADVFSNATTDSNLPMNISQQHTQIGANYMLDGWEENLAILTANRTTDDELVIIHLGDCLWKERGQNTAAHICYLVAEANFEQYSESARLCLLGADHWKFPRTYASPEAIQRTELYEYSRVLGNSQFLLLPFQPYKLIYAHMLAEVGKVGDALKYCQAILKSLKYGRAPELDTWRQLVSSLEERIRAHQQGGYNTNLAPAKLMGKLFTLFDNTAHRVVGGLPPPVPATSQGHAHQPGGPSVSNNQSTMGVSSLMPSASMEPISEWSAESNQLNIPNRSISEPDFGRSPGKVDASKKVDSSKTQEKASTSRFGNFGSQIFQKTLGFVKRSQSDRQAKLGEKNKFYYDEKLKRWVEEGAEPPAEEAALPPPPPTAAFPNRVQDYNINDALTTKSFDAVAGPQIKSPVPPEQSSGIPPIPPSSNQFSARGRTGVRSRYVDTFNKGGGTPGSLFQSPSLPSAKPGVGPNPKMFIPTAVTSYEKTVQTPGESEQEPLVTINNPPKSFQDVLPTPQTSTSYSMTTMQRFPSMDNIVQKRAGEMANGSSFVPPESRRVASWSGSLNHASNPSMRNEIKPLGEALGRSPLSHMHSGPPSLQSSRSGGSFGDDLHEVEL; this is encoded by the exons ATGGCCACCACTTCGTTTGAGTTGGAGGATCAGACAGACGAGGATTTCTTTGACAGATTGGTTAATGACGACATTGATTTTACTGGAAATGTGCCTAGTTCTGTACAAAACAGTGAGCCTGACGAGGtcaaagctttttcaaaattgaGTATTTCAGAAGCCGGTTCTCTAGGAGTAGACATCAGCGGCAATGGTGGTTTTGGGGTTAATGGTGAATTGGGTCATGAAGATAGGGTTGTGTTGGAATCGTTGGATCCACTTCAGGACCCTGTAGAAGTTGTTAAAGAAAGCAAGTCACCGACACCTGATTCTAAAAATGAGTTCATTGCATTGAATGATATAGCCGATAATGGAAATGAGGCTAGGGCATTGGAGGATAAAGCAGATGATAGAAATGAGGCTAGTGCATTGGATGATAAAGCCGGTGATGGAAATGAGGCTAAGGCACTGGAGCATAAAGGGGAGGAAGGTGCGGTAGATGGGGCAGGGAGTACTAGTATTGTATCGGCGGAAACTGGTGTGAAAGTAGTTCAATGGAGTTCGTTTAACTCAGATTTGAAACCTTCTGCTGGGAACTCGGATTTTTTCAGTGAATTTGGAGATTACTCGGAAGACCCATTTGCAAATTTGGGTAATACAGAAAAATCTTGGGCTGAGTCTATGGTCACTAATGGTGTTTTGGAGAACTCAGTTGCTGATTTAGGTGCTTCTAGTTACGGGCAGAATCAAGGTGGTCAGCCTTGTGGGGCTACTGAGGAACAAGATTTAGATGGGGAGGACTTGAATGGTAGTCAGAATTGGGAAAATCTTTACCCGGGATGGAGGTTTGATCCAAATACTGGGCAATGGTATCAGTTGGAGGGTTATGATGTGAGTGCCAATACAAATACAGATGTGAACATTAATGCAAATACTCAAGAGAGTTTTAATGTGAATTCTCAGTCTGTAGATAATGTGGTTTTTTCAGACCAGAAAGAAGATGCTTATTATTTCCAGCAACCAGCGCAGTCTGTTTCTCAGAGTGTGGCCCAGGGAAGTGAAACTAGCACTGGTTCTAACTGGAATGAGCATTCTTGCGGGAACACAGATTACCCTGCACATATGGTTTTTGATCCCCAGTACCCCGGGTGGTACTATGATACAATTGCTCAAGAATGGAAGCAGTTGGAGTCTTCTGCTCCAGCTTCTGATCAGTCAACAAGCGTGGAGCATAATCAGCAATATCACAATACCAATGTTGAGAATCATGGGTCACAGAGTCTGCTCAATGAACAAAATGTTGCAAACTGGGGTGGATCTGTGAGCACCTATGATCAGCAAAGTGCGAGTATGTGGCATACTCAGAATGTTGCCAAGAGCGACACTGTTAGTTTTCCTGAGAAACAGCAGTATGCAACCCAGTATTTTTCAGCCGAGCATGTAGCTAATTCTGTGAATCAACAAACAGGATTCAATCCTTCTGGATCAATTGCTCTTAATGAAGAGGTAAGTCATGGCTATGGTATCAGTGGTGGGGTTGGTGGGTTTGAAAGCTTTCATCCTGCAGGAAACTTTTCTCAGCATCACAATCAAGCCAAGGAGCCAAACCAAGTGATGAGTTTCTCACCAGCTAACTTTGATTGTCAGAAGCCAGTACATTTTTCACAGCAGCCAGTCCAGAGTGGAAGTCAGTTTTCTCATGAGGCCAGAATGGGGAGGTCATCTGCAGGACGACCTCCACATGCCCTAGTTACTTTTGGATTTGGTGGGAAACTTATAGTCATGAAAGATAATAGTTATTCTCCTGCAAACATGACATATCAAAGCCAG GACTCTGTAGGAGGTGTGATTAATGTTCTCAATCTGATGGAAGTTGTTGTAGACAAAACTGATGCTGCTAGCTTTGGAACTGGTTGTCATGATTATTTCCATGCATTGTGCCAACAATCTTTTCCTGGCCCTTTGGTTGGGGGAAATGCTGGAAGTAGGGAATTAAACAAATGGATAGATGACAAGATTGCAAACTGCGAAACTCCTTGCATGGATTTCAGAAAGGGGGACCATTTGAGGTTGCTTTTCTCTTTACTAAAAATAGCATGCCAATATTATGGAAAACTTCGATCTCCCTTTGGCACTGACCTGGCATTgaag GAAACTGATAGTCCAGAGTCAGCTGTTGCTAAGCTTTTTTACTCTGCTAAGAGAAGTAACGAGTATGGTGCTCTTATGTGCTGCTTACATAACTTGCCTTCTGAAGCACAGAGTCAA GCTACTGCTCTTGAGGTACAGAAGCTTCTTGTCTCTGGTAGGAAGAAAGAGGCTTTACAATGCGCACAGGAAGGTCAATTGTGGGGTCCAGCACTGGTCATTGCATCGCAGCTTGGTGATCAG TTTTATGGTGATGCTGTGAAGCATATGGCTCTAAACCAGTTAGTAGCAGGATCACCATTGAGGACGTTGTGCTTGTTAATTGCCAGGCAGCCTGCAGACGTGTTTTCCAATGCCACTACAGATAGCAATCTACCTATGAATATATCACAACAACATACACAG ATTGGGGCCAATTACATGTTAGATGGATGGGAAGAGAATTTAGCAATCTTAACTGCAAACAGAACAACAGATGATGAGCTTGTTATCATCCATCTTGGAGATTGCCTATGGAAGGAAAGGGGCCAG AACACTGCTGCACACATATGTTATTTGGTTGCAGAAGCGAACTTTGAGCAATATTCAGAGAGTGCAAGACTGTGTCTTCTTGGTGCGGATCATTGGAAATTTCCACGAACATATGCCAGTCCTGAGGCTATCCAG AGGACAGAATTGTACGAATACTCAAGGGTTCTTGGAAATTCTCAGTTTCTCCTACTTCCTTTTCAGCCATATAAGCTTATTTATGCCCACATGCTGGCTGAAGTTGGAAAAGTTGGAGATGCTCTGAA ATACTGTCAAGCAATTTTAAAGTCTTTAAAATATGGTCGAGCACCTGAATTGGACACATGGAGACAGTTAGTGTCATCTCTGGAAGAGCGGATAAGAGCCCACCAACAG GGTGGTTACAATACAAATTTGGCCCCAGCCAAACTGATGGGAAAATTGTTTACATTATTTGATAATACTGCTCATCGTGTGGTCGGAGGCCTGCCTCCACCTGTACCTGCAACATCACAAGGCCATGCTCATCAACCAGGAGGCCCAAGCGTATCCAACAATCAATCAACAATGGGTGTGTCTTCATTAATGCCTTCAGCATCAATGGAGCCAATAAGTGAATGGAGTGCTGAGAGCAATCAACTGAATATCCCCAATAGAAGCATTTCGGAGCCAGATTTTGGGAGAAGCCCGGGAAAG GTTGATGCATCCAAGAAAGTGGACTCTTCTAAAACACAAGAAAAGGCATCAACATCTCGTTTTGGTAATTTTGGCTCACAGATATTCCAAAAGACTCTGGGATTTGTCAAAAGATCCCAGTCAGATCGGCAG GCTAAATTGGGTGAAAAGAATAAATTCTACTATGATGAGAAACTTAAACGATGGGTTGAAGAAGGTGCTGAACCTCCAGCCGAGGAAGCAGCCttaccacctccaccaccaacTGCAGCCTTCCCGAATAGAGTTCAAGATTACAACATAAATGACGCACTGACCACCAAAAGTTTCGATGCAGTTGCTGGGCCACAAATCAAAAGCCCGGTGCCCCCTGAGCAGAGTTCAGGAATACCACCCATCCCACCCAGTTCAAACCAATTCTCTGCACGTGGACGTACAGGTGTTCGCTCAAG GTATGTTGATACATTCAACAAAGGTGGTGGGACCCCAGGAAGCTTATTTCAGTCACCATCTCTTCCATCTGCTAAACCTGGGGTTGGTCCCAATCCCAAGATGTTCATCCCCACTGCTGTAACTTCTTATGAGAAGACAGTTCAAACACCTGGAGAGAGCGAGCAAGAGCCGTTGGTGACCATCAACAATCCCCCAAAATCATTTCAGGATGTATTGCCCACTCCACAAACATCAACATCATATTCAATGACAACTATGCAACGGTTTCCTAGCATGGACAACATTGTACAAAAGAGAGCAGGAGAAATGGCAAATGGCAGTAGCTTTGTTCCCCCTGAATCGCGCCGTGTAGCATCATGGAGTGGAAGCCTTAATCATGCTAGCAATCCTTCTATGAGGAATGAAATAAAACCTCTAGGAGAAGCACTTGGTAGGTCTCCATTGTCGCATATGCATAGTGGTCCGCCATCATTGCAGTCTTCAAGAAGTGGTGGTAGTTTCGGAGACGACCTTCATGAAGTTGAACTTTGA